Proteins encoded within one genomic window of Cucumis sativus cultivar 9930 chromosome 3, Cucumber_9930_V3, whole genome shotgun sequence:
- the LOC101217926 gene encoding membrane-anchored ubiquitin-fold protein 4: MPDEDLIELKFRLYDGSDIGPFRYSPTSTIAMVKERIVAEWPKDKKVIPKAANDVKLINAGKILENNKTVGQCRVPFGDLPKGVITMHVVVQPTIAKAKSEKKVDETPTKNVCSCSIL; encoded by the exons ATGCCGGACGAAGATTTGATCGAGCTTAAGTTCCGACTTTATGATGGATCGGATATCGGTCCATTTCGTTATTCCCCAACTTCAACTATAGCCATGGTTAAGGAGAGGATTGTTGCAGAATGGCCTAAAG aTAAGAAAGTTATACCCAAGGCAGCAAATGACGTAAAACTGATCAATGCTGGCaagattttagaaaacaacAAGACTGTTGGTCAATGTCGAGTGCCTTTTGGCGATCTTCCTAAAGGAGTTATTACTATGCATGTCGTGGTGCAGCCAACTATAGCAAAAGCAAAATCAG AAAAGAAGGTCGACGAGACCCCAACAAAAAACGTATGTTCGTGTTCCATATTGTAG
- the LOC101218162 gene encoding major pollen allergen Ole e 1, which produces MNHILLFVLASLVPSFFLFEIKAAHSHPPRTTYSQITVMGLVYCDTCSNNTFSKHSYFLSGAEVRIDCKLKAETPRTAEQIAFSVNRTTNKYGVYKLEIPSVDGIRCAEDSAMVSFCQASLMGSSSSSCNVPGYRSTSGEISIKSRQSNICIYSLNPLNYRPSTRDDILCGN; this is translated from the exons ATGAATCATATTCTACTCTTTGTCTTAGCTTCCTTGGTTCCAAGTTTCTTTCTGTTTGAAATTAAGGCTGCTCATTCTCACCCGCCAAGAACAACATATTCTCAGATTACTGTCATGGGTCTTGTTTATTGTGACACCTGCTCCAACAACACCTTCTCCAAACACAGTTACTTCTTATCAG GTGCAGAAGTTCGAATCGACTGCAAATTAAAAGCAGAGACGCCGCGTACGGCGGAGCAGATAGCGTTCTCAGTGAACAGAACGACAAACAAATACGGAGTGTACAAGTTGGAAATACCTTCGGTGGACGGAATACGATGTGCAGAGGATTCAGCAATGGTGTCGTTCTGCCAAGCGAGTTTGATGGGAAGTTCATCGTCGTCTTGCAATGTTCCTGGATACAGAAGCACATCGGGAGAAATTTCGATAAAATCAAGACAGTCAAACATTTGCATTTACAGCTTAAACCCGTTGAATTACAGGCCATCGACGAGAGACGATATCTTGTGTGggaattag